The genomic interval CGCATTGGATAGGGATCAGCACCTCTTTGGCGGCCACGAGCGCGTTCACGGTCAGCAGGCCGAGCGACGGCGGGCAGTCGATCATCACGTAGTCGATGTCGTAGCCGGCCAGGTTCGCCTCCTGGATCGCGGCCTTCAGCCGACCCTCGCGGGCCACCATGGACACCAGCTCGATTTCGGCGCCGGCCAGATCGATGGTGGCCGGAATGCACAGCAGTCGTTCGTTGTGCGGGCTGCGCTGAATCGCCTGCTGCACAGTCGCCTCGCCGATCAGCAACTCGTAGCTGGACGGGACACCGGAGTGATGTTCGACGCCCATCGCGGTGCTGGCATTGCCCTGCGGGTCGAGATCGATGACCAGAACGGTCATCCCCTGTAGCGCAAGCGCGGCAGCAAGATTCACGGCGGTCGTGGTCTTGCCGACACCACCTTTCTGGTTCGCGATGGTGATGATGCGTTGTTCGCGCGGCTTGGGGATGGTCATCGAACCAGGATGCAGTACTTGGCTGGCACGCTGCGCCTCAGCGGCTATGGGCGTGTCGGCGGAAATGCTTCCGAACGGAGCCTGGTCCAGATCGAAGCCAGTTCCGTCCAGCATTCCGGGCACCCGCGACGTTGTTTCCCGTGAAACATTCGCTGGACCGTTCGACATACAGGCTCCTAACCCCGAGAACTTCAGACACGTGCCCAAGCAGCGTCGATGCCGCGTCGGCTCGAGCAAACGAAGCGCGGCACAGCGGAATCGAGACCGATGCCCATCCCGGCGAGCCTGTCGGGCATCGCGAATCTGCACTCGCGCTCGATGACACCTAGCTTGCCAGCACCGGACCCAATACGGAAGTTGAACCGCTGCGATCACACCACGACACGCGAAGTTTCTTCCCCGGAAGGCGTTTCGCGCACCCACACCCCGCCCGGGAGGGGCCTGGAGATCGAAAGGGTTGCTCCCCAAGTCCGTACACATCGGAGGACGGTGGCGCATTCGAGGTGTCGATGACGGTCCTGCGGCAGGGGAGGGGATCCTTGTTTCACAT from Nocardia wallacei carries:
- a CDS encoding ParA family protein, producing MSNGPANVSRETTSRVPGMLDGTGFDLDQAPFGSISADTPIAAEAQRASQVLHPGSMTIPKPREQRIITIANQKGGVGKTTTAVNLAAALALQGMTVLVIDLDPQGNASTAMGVEHHSGVPSSYELLIGEATVQQAIQRSPHNERLLCIPATIDLAGAEIELVSMVAREGRLKAAIQEANLAGYDIDYVMIDCPPSLGLLTVNALVAAKEVLIPIQCEYYALEGVGQLIRNISLVQAHLNPELHVSTVVLTMYDGRTKLADQVAEEVRGHFGDVVLRSVIPRSVKVSEAPGYGMTVLDYDPGSRGAMSYLDAGREMAARSAVVGTAGGVNEERGR